The DNA sequence TCTTTGTGATTCTTAAGTTAAAAACCGGCATGGATATTATAAAAAAATTATTTTTCGGCTTTAGCTTGGGTTTGATTGTTTTCCGTAAAAAGAAAGCTGTGCTCGATAGCTTTTACGGGACAAGCCTTGATACATTCTCCGCATCTTATACATTCAGGGCTATTGGGGGTCTTATATGTCGGAATATCCAGTTTACAGGTTCTTTCGCATTTTCTGCATTTTATGCACTTGTCATTTATTTTTAAGCGGTATAGGCTTATAGGATTGAACATTCCTAAAAAGGCTCCGAGGGGGCATAAATAGCGGCAAAAGGGTCTGTAAAAAATCATTGAAAGCATTGAAATGATTGCTAAAACCGTAAATTTTAGGCCGAATAAGGCTCCTAAAGAGTTGGTGAGAGCTTGATTCATCGAGATAAGCGGAATTGCTCCGAATAGGATGCCTGACGGGCAAATATATTTACAAAAATAAGGATCGCTCAGTCCGTATTTATCCTGCAAGGCAAAGGGAAGAACAAAGACAAAAAAGACAAGGATAAAGTATTTTAGATACCTTAAAACCTTGTTTACTTTTTGCGGAACCTTAATTTTTTTTAAGGGAATCTTATCCAATAGGTCTTGGAAAAGTCCGAAAGGGCAAATATAGCCGCAAAAAAGTCTTCCTGCGGCTATTGCAAATAGCGACAATAGGCCTACCACATAAAAAGCAAAGTTAAATTTGCTGCTTCCAATGGTTGCCTGTATCGAGCCGATAGGGCATCCGAACAAAGCACCCGGGCATGAATAACAGTTTAAAACAGGCATACAGACTTTTTTCATAGGGCCCTTATAGATTTGACCCTTTAAAAAGCCTATAAGATTTCCGTTTACTGCCAACATTCCTAATGCTTGAATTGCATGGCGTTTTTTATTCAGTGTTTTTTGTTTGTTTTGTTTAGCCAATTCCTATACACTCCATACATATATTTACAGCCTTTTTGAGGACTACAGCAACTTCACCGCGGTATATTCCTATAAGGGTAAAGCTTAATGCTAAAATAATAACAAGTATTGCCGCTATTTTCTTTTTCATTTATTTTCCTACAGCTTTTAAAGCTTTTTCCATAGCTTCGGTAAATTCTGCAAGATCGCGGCTTCCAATGATGATATCATTAACGGAAGATGCTATAATATTTCCTTTTTTGTCTACAAATATAGTTGTAGGCCAAGCTGAAAGATTATCCAATATAGGCTTTAATGTGTCATTGTATTGAACTACAGTGTACTTACAGCCGGCTTTGGAAATTAATTCTTTGGCTGTGGGAAGTGCATCTTGTGCATCAGGGCTTACATCACCAGTAATACCTATTATGTTACAACCCTTGTCCCTAAAGGCTTCATAGAGTTTGCCAATTTCAGGTAATTCTGCTCTACATGGGGGACACCATGTTGCCCAGATATTTATCATCGTAACATCGTATTTTGCGAGGATATCACTTGTTATTTTGTTGCCTTCAAGGTCAATAGTGTCAAAGGTTAAGCCTTTTACATTTTTTATCATTGCCGCTTCAGCAGAAATAGGGTCGGTACACTGAATTGTCGGAATGATTGGCTTGACTTGAGAAATCATATCTTTATAAATTTCAGCAGCCTTTTCACTTAAGCCTTCGGCATTAAAATCGGCGATAGCTAGAACTTGTGTGAATTCTTTTGTCTTTCTGATGACTTCGTTATTTGGAAGGCCTGTAAGTTCGGCAAGTGTTTTTGTACCTATCAGGGGTGTACGTAAAACAACGAGTTTATAAATCGGTTTAAGATAGGGATCTACTTCTTTTTGTATCTTTTCAATTTTTTGGTCTCTGCTTAACTGCTTGTTGCTTACAATTGCATCATATTTTTCATTTAATTCATCGGAAGCAAATTCATACAAATAAACTTTGTATACGACCTCATCGGTTTTCTTGTCTTCTTCACCGACACTGCTGTCTGCATTGACATTGTCCTTGTATGTATCAAAGAATGCGGGACGGTGCAGCTTAAATCCGATGGCTTTAAAATAACGCCATCCGGCTTCTTTTTCTTTCTTTGTCAGTTCCTTAATTCCGGTCTCTTTGGAACCGCCTGCGAAAGCTGCCGATGTAACAAGCAAAAATACAACGGCTGCTATAAAGATTTTGTAAAATTTCTTCATGCAAATCCTCCTAATAATTGAAATGCTCCTTTTAAATATATAGGTTTAGTGATAACGCGTCAAGTGAAATGTTTTTTTTGTGTTTTTTTGTTTTGTTTTTGCAAGCAAAAAACTTATTTGCTCACGCTTACCCATGTTACGGCTTTTGATGCTTTTTCAAGTTCTTGAACATTCATGCGGACAGCTGTGTTTTCGGTTCCTGCTGCAGGATAGACCCAATCCAATGGCCTTATGGATTCGTCTATATAAACCGGAACTTGAGTCTTTAAACCGAAGGGGCAGACTCCCCCTGCAGGATGGCCGATAAAATTGAAAAGCTGTTCTTCATTCATCATCTTTGTTTTGCAGTGAAAGGTCTTTCTGAATTTTGCATTGTCTATGCGGGCCGAGCCTGCAAGAAGGATGAGTATAGGATCTTCTTTTACCATAAAAGCCAGGGTTTTTACGATGAATTCGGGTTTACAACCTACCGCCTCTGCTGCAAGTTCTACGGTCGCACTTGAGGTATCGAATTCTATAATCCTGTCTTCCAGTGAAAATAAGCTTAAATGATCGCGTGCTTCTTTTAATCCCATTTACTTCCTCCTTAAAAGATAAACGAAAAAAGGGCCGCCGACCAGGGCCATCAGGGTACCGACGGGTAATTCTATGGGGGCCGCTATTGTGCGTGCAAATGTGTCAGCTATCAATAAAAATATCCCTCCATTTAATATCGAAAGGGGTAAAAGATATTTGTAGTTGGGACCTGTGATAAGTCTTACGATGTGGGGAATTACAAGGCCTACAAAACTTATGACTCCGACGAGAGAGGTGGAAATGGCCGCCAAAAAGGAGGCTGTGAGCGAAATTAGAATTCGGCTTCTTGTAATGTTTAAGCCTAAACTGCCGGCCTTTTCGTCTCCGAATAAGAGGAGATTGCTCGGACGGATGGCTGCAAGGGCGGCTGCAAGGCCTATGAGGGAGTAGGGCAAGATAAGCTTAACATCGTACATGCTGCGTCCCGAAAGGTTTCCGCTTAGCCAAAGCATGATGTTTTGAATCTTGTCGTTGTTTAAGATTGTAATAAGATAGCTTATCCCTGCAAAAAAAGCGTTTACTGCAACACCCGCCAAAATAAGGCGGACGGTTTTTACTCCGCCCTTCCAAGCCAAAAGGTAAACCAAGATAGCAGCTCCCATCGCCCCTATAAATGCGAATAGGGGGGCTGCCGTAACAAATTGAGGAAAGATCAAGAGGGCCAGTAAGAGTCCCAGCTTTGCTCCGCTCGAAATGCCTATTATTCCGGGGTCTGCCAAAGGGTTTTGGATAACCGCTTGGAGAAGGGCGCCTGAAGCAGCAAGGTTTGCTCCGACTATGAGGGCTAAAATAATTCTGGGCATCCTTATGTCCCAAATAATTATGGCAAAATCGGAATTTTCATGATAGAATATAATTTTTATAATCTCACTGAGGGGGATTTTTGTGCTTCCGAAATAGATTGCAGCCAAAACGGATAAGGCCAGAAGAATGCAAGAAATAAAGAGAAAGATGAGCATTTTTCTTCGGCGTTCTTCCAGCATTTTTTTACCCTTTAGAATTTAGTCTTCGGTTTCTCCGTAGATTATTTCTTTTAAATTCTCGACAGTCTGCATTATTTTAATATTCCGTGAAACTGTGTATAAATTACTGTCAAGGTCGTAGATTTTATCTTCTTTTACAGCCTTTACCTTCTGCCAAATTTCATTCTTTGCGAACTCGGCCCTGAGACTTTCGGCCGTGTCTTCGGAATTTGTGTGGGTAAGGCGTATGATGATATCGGGCTGATGTTTTACGATTTCTTCTATATTTATGGGAACATAGGATTTGTCGAAGTCTCCGATATCGTTTGCTATATTGTGAATTTTTAAAACTTCCATCAAGCTTCCTGTGTAACAGTTTTTTGTTCCCATCATCAATTTTTTTGGAGAACCTAAAAGCATCAAGACCTTGGGGCTTTTTTTGCTGTAAATGGAGCGGCGTACTTCGAGGGTTTTTGCTTCAATGGTTTGAATGACATGTTCCGCCTCTTTTTGTTTTGAAGTCATTTCTCCCAGATGTCTGATAGTATTTAAACATGCCTCATATGAATTTAAATCGACATATTCCGTTTTTATGTTTTGGTTTTGAAATATCTTATCCAATGTAGGTTTTGAACCTAAAGAAGCCAAATAGATATCCGCATTCAGCCGTTTTACCGTTTCGATATCCGGCTGCAATGGCATACCGATTTTTTCGGTCTTTGCATAAAGCTCAGGCATAGCGTGACGGCTTGAAGGCACGCCTGCAACATTTTTATAGCCGAGGTCATCTAAGATTTCGACTATGGACATGGTTCCTGCAATAACGCGTGGCCCTGCTTCTACCGTTGTGCGGTCAGGCAAGTCTTTTTTATCTTGTTTAAAAAAATCATTAATTTCTGAACAGCTTGCGGCGAATAAAGTTAAGGAAACAACTAATACGAAGTATATAAGAGTTTTTTTTGTTTTCATAGCAGAGTATTCTAATGTTATACTTATTTCTTTTTAATATGAAGTTCGGGTAGATTAAGTTTTGTATCTCGGACCAAGGCTGCCCTGTTTTCATTTTGGATTTCTTGGTAGATTTCTTCACGGAAAACCTTGACCGAAGGCGGTGCATCTACACCTATTTTTACCTGATCTCCCCGAATATCGATTATGGTAATCTCTATATCATCTCCGATAAGTATTTTTTGGTTTGTTTTACGGGAAAGTATGAGCATCAGTTCCTCCCCGCCGCATTTAATTCGGCAAGAATGTCGTGTTTGGTATTCCATTTTCCGTCATTTAAGACAGCCTGAAAAGCCTTCTTATTCTTTTTGTTTATGATAAGAGGTCCCTGCAAATTTGCGGTAATCGGGCTTCCTGCAGCAGGAATGGTAACAAGGGCAAAAACCAATAGGTCTTTAGGAGATTCTGCCTCAATAGGCTTTAAAAGTTCATCATCTATATCTAGCTCATAATCGGGTCTGAACAAAAAGGGATCGATAACGATAAAGGCTAAATTTTCATCGTCAAGGGATTGAACCCAAAAGAAGGGCTCCTTTCCCGAATCCAACAAGGCGTATTTATGAAATTCTTCAAATCCGTAAAATCCGTCAACCAATTCTATTATCTGTTCATCCTGAATCTCAACAAGCCCCATAGCTTTTGTCTTAATTTCCATCGTAAATTCCATCCTATTTTATCTTAAGTAGTTTAAAAGCGAATCCCTGTAAAGTCTTCCCAATACGCTTAAAGAAGCTTGATGCGTATGTTCAAACATCTTTAGGTCGGTTATCGCCTTTGTAATGTCTAAGTCGGCTTCGCGCGACTCTGCTGCCGTTACATTTAAGGTTTGCGTATCAATTCGTGCCAAGATAACTTCGGCTCTTGCATACTTGGAACCTGTTTCGGCCATTCTTGTAGTAAGATTATGTATGCCCTCATCGATGATACCCAAAACCTTTCCGCCCAAGGCTTCTTGATCTCCCGAAAGGAAGGCATCGCGGACGGCAATGGCTGCATCAAAAAGAGAGCCTCCCGAAACGCGTACCGAATTTGCTAAATTGTAGGGCGGCCTTTGTTCGGCCTTTATCAAGCCCAATTCGGATAAAACGGTGCTTCCTTCAGCATCTCTAAGCCAAAGCTGGCGGGCATCGGTAGTTGTAAGGTTTAAACCGCTTGTTATCGGGTCAAGGCTTGCTTTTACTGCGGCTCCCGAATCGTTTATCTTTGACATAATTGCATAAACATTGTCGCCTGCAATTAAGGGAATCTCAACCCCGTCAACCTCGATGCTTGTGTCTTCTTTTATGACAAAGTTTCGGGCATCGGTTTCCGAGATAAGAATTTGCCTCTCGGCCCAAAATACCCTGTTACCGGCCTGATCTGCCCTCATAAAAGAAAGCTCATCGGTTTCAACTTCCTTTGAATCGACCGTGCCGTTGTATCTTACCTGAGTTATAAGGGCGGAACCTGCTCCGTCCACATCTCCCATCACGGTTTCAAAGGGCTCGGTAAAACTTTTTGTTCCCGAAAAAACTCTGACACCGTCCGAGTTTACGGCATTTCCGTTTTGAACAAGTTCTTTTAAAAGTTCATCAGCCTCGGCTGCCATATCTTTTAAGTCGTCCGGCGTATAGGTTCCGTTTGCTCCCTGTACTGAAAGCTCTCTTAAACGCTGAACAACTTGGAGCGAATTATTCATATAGGTTTCGGCCGACATATATTGATCTCTTAAGGTTTTTGTGTTCTTTTCAAACCTTTCGAGGCGGGCAAGGTAGGACTTATATCTTACCGAGTGACCTGCGGAAACGGGGTCATCTCTAAGCTGGTTTATTCTTCGTTGGGACTGAATCTGATTATTTAGATTATGAAGCCTCGACTCCTGATTCCTCATCGAAAAATTGCTGTCCGTGTGCTGAATATTTGTACTAATTCTTTTCATCATATTTTACTCCAAAACTTAAAAGCTAGACACCCATTCTGTTTATAACTGTGTCTATCATTTCGTTGATTACCGAAACAAATCTTGCAGAAGCGTTGTACCCGTGCTGAAATTTGATAATATCCGATAGTTCTTCATCTATGTTTACGCCCGATACGGAATCTCTCATATCGTGTAATTCCTTTACAATGGCTATCTGTGTGTTTAAGGTCATTTCTGCCTGCTCGCCTTTTAGACCGATTTCGGTTACAGTATCGGCAAAAAAGTCGTCAAAGGTGGCTGAGTGCCCTACCATTACGGGAGTATTCCTGATTGCGGCTATTGCAAGAGCGGCTCTGTTGTCTCCCGGATAGGCGACACCTTCGGGGCCCTTATAGCCCGAAGCTATATTTTGTATATCGCTTTTGATTACGGGATTTATTTCCATCCAGCCTGAAGGATGGGCTATAGGAGAAACCGCATATTGAGCTCCTGCCAATACATCAACCGCATTTGCTCTTCCCCAATCATAGGCTCCTTCCGGCCCGGCCTGAGAAAGCACACCGGAATAGCCTGCTAAAAATCTTCCCGAATCCTCGATATGACGGATAACAAAGTCAGGATTTTCTTTATCAAGGCTTGTCATACCTTTTAAAACAAGTTTATTGTTTTGATCCAGATAGGCAGCCACTTCGGAACCGGATCTGTTAATCCTTTCTACAAGATCTGAAACCATATCCGTCGAATAATAGGGTACCTGCACAAGACCATCCCCCGAAGAAAGGGTTAAAGTTCCTTCAAGTCCTATTTGTTCACGCGGATCAAGGGTGTTGGTGCCTGTAATTCTGAAAATATAGGAAGAATCATATTCTCCGTCGCCGTTTCTGTCAAAATTACCGAGAGTATTGTTTATAAAATATTGTTCCTTAAAAAAATCGATGCCTGTTTTTCCGTTGGGACTCATAGCATTTCTGTGTACATCGTTTACCAAATCGACAAAGTTCATTGTCATTGTATCCAGTTTTCTGATTTCGTCCCGAATATCCGTATCCCTAAGCTCAATCAAAGCGGCTAGTTTTCCCGATTCAAAATGAGCTAAATTACCGGAATCTTCCCAGATAACATCTGCATATTTATCGTTTTCCGTTGAAGCCTTAAAATCAAAGGTTCGGTGTGTTCTTCCCTGTACTATTTCAAGACCGGCCGTATGAATGACATATGTTTCGTCTTCA is a window from the Treponema denticola genome containing:
- a CDS encoding 4Fe-4S binding protein yields the protein MAKQNKQKTLNKKRHAIQALGMLAVNGNLIGFLKGQIYKGPMKKVCMPVLNCYSCPGALFGCPIGSIQATIGSSKFNFAFYVVGLLSLFAIAAGRLFCGYICPFGLFQDLLDKIPLKKIKVPQKVNKVLRYLKYFILVFFVFVLPFALQDKYGLSDPYFCKYICPSGILFGAIPLISMNQALTNSLGALFGLKFTVLAIISMLSMIFYRPFCRYLCPLGAFLGMFNPISLYRLKINDKCIKCRKCERTCKLDIPTYKTPNSPECIRCGECIKACPVKAIEHSFLFTENNQTQAKAEK
- a CDS encoding CD1871A family CXXC motif-containing protein, which produces MKKKIAAILVIILALSFTLIGIYRGEVAVVLKKAVNICMECIGIG
- a CDS encoding TlpA disulfide reductase family protein, whose protein sequence is MKKFYKIFIAAVVFLLVTSAAFAGGSKETGIKELTKKEKEAGWRYFKAIGFKLHRPAFFDTYKDNVNADSSVGEEDKKTDEVVYKVYLYEFASDELNEKYDAIVSNKQLSRDQKIEKIQKEVDPYLKPIYKLVVLRTPLIGTKTLAELTGLPNNEVIRKTKEFTQVLAIADFNAEGLSEKAAEIYKDMISQVKPIIPTIQCTDPISAEAAMIKNVKGLTFDTIDLEGNKITSDILAKYDVTMINIWATWCPPCRAELPEIGKLYEAFRDKGCNIIGITGDVSPDAQDALPTAKELISKAGCKYTVVQYNDTLKPILDNLSAWPTTIFVDKKGNIIASSVNDIIIGSRDLAEFTEAMEKALKAVGK
- a CDS encoding YbaK/EbsC family protein, with product MGLKEARDHLSLFSLEDRIIEFDTSSATVELAAEAVGCKPEFIVKTLAFMVKEDPILILLAGSARIDNAKFRKTFHCKTKMMNEEQLFNFIGHPAGGVCPFGLKTQVPVYIDESIRPLDWVYPAAGTENTAVRMNVQELEKASKAVTWVSVSK
- a CDS encoding FecCD family ABC transporter permease; this encodes MLEERRRKMLIFLFISCILLALSVLAAIYFGSTKIPLSEIIKIIFYHENSDFAIIIWDIRMPRIILALIVGANLAASGALLQAVIQNPLADPGIIGISSGAKLGLLLALLIFPQFVTAAPLFAFIGAMGAAILVYLLAWKGGVKTVRLILAGVAVNAFFAGISYLITILNNDKIQNIMLWLSGNLSGRSMYDVKLILPYSLIGLAAALAAIRPSNLLLFGDEKAGSLGLNITRSRILISLTASFLAAISTSLVGVISFVGLVIPHIVRLITGPNYKYLLPLSILNGGIFLLIADTFARTIAAPIELPVGTLMALVGGPFFVYLLRRK
- a CDS encoding ABC transporter substrate-binding protein, whose translation is MKTKKTLIYFVLVVSLTLFAASCSEINDFFKQDKKDLPDRTTVEAGPRVIAGTMSIVEILDDLGYKNVAGVPSSRHAMPELYAKTEKIGMPLQPDIETVKRLNADIYLASLGSKPTLDKIFQNQNIKTEYVDLNSYEACLNTIRHLGEMTSKQKEAEHVIQTIEAKTLEVRRSIYSKKSPKVLMLLGSPKKLMMGTKNCYTGSLMEVLKIHNIANDIGDFDKSYVPINIEEIVKHQPDIIIRLTHTNSEDTAESLRAEFAKNEIWQKVKAVKEDKIYDLDSNLYTVSRNIKIMQTVENLKEIIYGETED
- the csrA gene encoding carbon storage regulator CsrA; this translates as MLILSRKTNQKILIGDDIEITIIDIRGDQVKIGVDAPPSVKVFREEIYQEIQNENRAALVRDTKLNLPELHIKKK
- a CDS encoding flagellar assembly protein FliW, whose amino-acid sequence is MEIKTKAMGLVEIQDEQIIELVDGFYGFEEFHKYALLDSGKEPFFWVQSLDDENLAFIVIDPFLFRPDYELDIDDELLKPIEAESPKDLLVFALVTIPAAGSPITANLQGPLIINKKNKKAFQAVLNDGKWNTKHDILAELNAAGRN
- a CDS encoding flagellar hook-associated protein 3, producing the protein MMKRISTNIQHTDSNFSMRNQESRLHNLNNQIQSQRRINQLRDDPVSAGHSVRYKSYLARLERFEKNTKTLRDQYMSAETYMNNSLQVVQRLRELSVQGANGTYTPDDLKDMAAEADELLKELVQNGNAVNSDGVRVFSGTKSFTEPFETVMGDVDGAGSALITQVRYNGTVDSKEVETDELSFMRADQAGNRVFWAERQILISETDARNFVIKEDTSIEVDGVEIPLIAGDNVYAIMSKINDSGAAVKASLDPITSGLNLTTTDARQLWLRDAEGSTVLSELGLIKAEQRPPYNLANSVRVSGGSLFDAAIAVRDAFLSGDQEALGGKVLGIIDEGIHNLTTRMAETGSKYARAEVILARIDTQTLNVTAAESREADLDITKAITDLKMFEHTHQASLSVLGRLYRDSLLNYLR
- the flgK gene encoding flagellar hook-associated protein FlgK; its protein translation is MATFDAIELGKRSLFAHQQSIQTAGHNISNSSTKGYTRQRVNLEAFEPIYRPDLTRAETPGQIGQGVTIGSITRLRDELLDQRIIGATDDLGYWETRNSYIALLEQVHNEPEDISVRTRMDQFWEAWQELSLYPESDAARQVVRTRSETLTDAIHHQFRGLQGIRDMVHGDIEATVKQVNDLTGRIAKLNEEIVKVKAMGDNPNDLMDKRDLLTEKLSSLIDISVDKRDEDETYVIHTAGLEIVQGRTHRTFDFKASTENDKYADVIWEDSGNLAHFESGKLAALIELRDTDIRDEIRKLDTMTMNFVDLVNDVHRNAMSPNGKTGIDFFKEQYFINNTLGNFDRNGDGEYDSSYIFRITGTNTLDPREQIGLEGTLTLSSGDGLVQVPYYSTDMVSDLVERINRSGSEVAAYLDQNNKLVLKGMTSLDKENPDFVIRHIEDSGRFLAGYSGVLSQAGPEGAYDWGRANAVDVLAGAQYAVSPIAHPSGWMEINPVIKSDIQNIASGYKGPEGVAYPGDNRAALAIAAIRNTPVMVGHSATFDDFFADTVTEIGLKGEQAEMTLNTQIAIVKELHDMRDSVSGVNIDEELSDIIKFQHGYNASARFVSVINEMIDTVINRMGV